In the genome of Ammospiza nelsoni isolate bAmmNel1 chromosome 7, bAmmNel1.pri, whole genome shotgun sequence, one region contains:
- the CAVIN2 gene encoding caveolae-associated protein 2: MGEAAAGSAVPPLPAAEAGGGQVNALTVLALLEKLVSMLEAVEGNQRQMEQRQRGLERTVRGIQEDVVKLCRSHGATGETVEKLLEKSRKVCANTRAVRERLDRQCDQVRRLEQHHAQLLRRDRFKVLIFQEENEIPASVFAKEPIPSITEGKEEPMDENKTLEETLHTVELGSDDEMFPEGDDLDDSAEEKTEESRAEKLKRSSLKKVDSLKKAFSRQNIEKKMNKISTKIVSPERREKIKKSLTVHHQKSSSGKGPGFKVGFGTKKGREGESPAEAEDRPSETASTEQAENEDEVSFASMHSDMTPSTSLAEQGKAAGDAPEKEATGEGKASMNNNIELSIVEDDEEYRVPLEASSQKLLDERNPFSGEMEQSDEETTQAAVLQVDQTA, from the exons ATGGGCGAGGCCGCGGCGGGCAGCGCGGTGCCGCCGCTGCCGGCGGCCGAGGCGGGCGGCGGGCAGGTGAACGCGCTGAccgtgctggccctgctggagaAGCTGGTGTCCATGCTGGAGGCGGTGGAAGGGAACCAGCGGCAGATGGAGCAGAGGCAGCGGGGCCTGGAAAGGACGGTGCGGGGCATCCAGGAGGACGTGGTGAAGCTGTGCCGCAGCCACGGCGCCACGGGCGAGACGgtggagaagctgctggagaagTCGCGGAAGGTGTGCGCGAACACCCGCGCCGTGCGGGAGCGCCTGGACCGCCAGTGCGACCAGGTGCGGCGGCTGGAGCAGCACCACGCCCAGTTGCTCCGCCGAGACCGCTTCAAGGTGCTCATCTTCCAG gaggaaaatgagATCCCTGCCAGTGTTTTTGCAAAAGAGCCCATTCCCAGCattacagaaggaaaagaggagcCCATGGATGAGAACAAAACACTGGAAGAAACCTTGCACACAGTGGAGTTGGGTTCAGATGATGAAATGTTTCCTGAAGGAGATGACTTGGATGACAGCgcagaggagaaaacagaagaatCAAGAGCTGAGAAACTTAAAAGATCTAGCCTCAAGAAGGTGGACAGCCTGAAGAAAGCGTTTTCCCGCCAAAACATTGAGAAGAAGATGAACAAGATCAGCACAAAGATCGTGTCGCCCGAACGGAGAGAGAAGATCAAGAAGTCACTCACTGTGCATCACCAGAAATCCTCCTCTGGCAAGGGCCCGGGTTTCAAAGTGGGATTCGGCACGAAGAAAGGCCGTGAGGGGGAGAGCCCCGCGGAAGCCGAGGACAGGCCCTCGGAGACGGCGAGCACCGAGCAGGCCGAGAACGAGGACGAGGTGTCCTTCGCCAGCATGCACTCGGACATgacccccagcacctccctggccGAGCAGGGCAAGGCAGCCGGCGACGCCCCAGAGAAGGAGGCCACAGGGGAAGGGAAGGCCTCGATGAACAACAACATCGAGCTGTCCATCGTGGAAGACGACGAAGAGTACCGCGTGCCTCTGGAAGCTTCTAGCCAGAAACTGTTGGATGAGAGAAACCCATTTAGCGGGGAGATGGAGCAGTCTGATGAAGAAACGACCCAAGCAGCCGTCCTGCAGGTGGACCAAACAGCATAG